A genomic stretch from Mastacembelus armatus chromosome 12, fMasArm1.2, whole genome shotgun sequence includes:
- the atp5fa1 gene encoding ATP synthase F(1) complex subunit alpha, mitochondrial yields the protein MLSVRVAAALVRTLPRRAGFVSKNAAAACVGARNLHTTHSCLQKTGTAEVSSILEQKILGTDTSADLEETGRVLSIGDGIARVYGLRNVQAEEMVEFSSGLKGMSLNLEPDNVGVVVFGNDKLIKEGDIVKRTGAIVDVPVGEEILGRVVDALGNPIDGKGPLGSKARRRVGLKAPGIIPRISVREPMQTGIKAVDSLVPIGRGQRELIIGDRQTGKTAIAIDTIINQKRFNDGTDEKKKLYCIYVAIGQKRSTVAQLVKRLTDADAMKYTIVVSATASDAAPLQYLAPYSGCSMGEYFRDNGKHALIIYDDLSKQAVAYRQMSLLLRRPPGREAYPGDVFYLHSRLLERAAKMNDNFGGGSLTALPVIETQAGDVSAYIPTNVISITDGQIFLETELFYKGIRPAINVGLSVSRVGSAAQTRAMKQVAGTMKLELAQYREVAAFAQFGSDLDAATQQLLNRGVRLTELLKQGQYSPMAIEEQVAVIYAGVRGHLDKMEPSKITKFEKAFLQHILSQHQDLLATIRADGKISEASDAKLKQAVLNFLSSFE from the exons GCACGGCCGAGGTATCGTCCATTCTGGAGCAGAAGATTTTGGGAACTGACACCAGTGCTGATTTGGAAGAGACTGGTCGCGTGCTGTCTATCGGTGATGGTATTGCCAGAGTATACGGTCTTAGGAACGTTCAGGCCGAGGAGATGGTGGAGTTCTCCTCTGGTCTAAAG GGCATGTCTCTGAACTTGGAGCCAGACAATGTTGGTGTTGTGGTGTTTGGTAACGACAAGCTAATTAAGGAGGGTGACATTGTCAAGAGAACAGGTGCTATTGTAGATGTTCCTGTTGGTGAAGAAATCCTGGGCCGTGTTGTTGATGCTTTGGGAAATCCCATCGATGGAAAG GGTCCTCTTGGCTCCAAAGCTCGCAGGCGTGTGGGTCTAAAGGCTCCTGGCATCATCCCTCGCATCTCTGTGAGGGAGCCCATGCAGACTGGCATCAAAGCCGTGGACAGTTTGGTCCCCATCGGTCGTGGACAGCGTGAGCTCATCATTGGAGACAGGCAGACTGG CAAAACTGCCATTGCTATCGACACCATCATCAACCAGAAACGCTTCAATGATGGGACTGatgagaagaagaagctgtATTGTATCTACGTTGCTATTGGCCAGAAGAGATCCACAGTGGCTCAGCTGGTGAAGAGGCTGACTGATGCAGACGCCATGAAGTACACCATTGTGGTGTCTGCTACTGCCTCTGATGCTGCTCCACTGCAGTACCTGGCTCCCTACTCTGGCTGCTCCATGGGAGAGTACTTCAGAGACAACGGCAAGCACGCTCTCATCATCTATGATGACCTGTCCAAGCag GCTGTCGCATACCGTCAGATGTCCCTCCTACTTCGTCGCCCCCCTGGTCGTGAGGCTTACCCAGGAGATGTCTTCTACTTGCATTCCCGTCTGCTGGAGAGAGCGGCTAAGATGAACGACAACTTTGGCGGTGGCTCTCTCACAGCCCTTCCTGTTATCGAAACACAGGCTGGTGATGTGTCAGCCTACATTCCAACTAATGTCATCTCCATTACAGATGGACAG ATCTTCTTGGAGACTGAGCTGTTCTACAAGGGTATTCGCCCAGCTATCAACGTCGGTCTGTCAGTGTCACGTGTTGGATCTGCCGCCCAGACCAGGGCCATGAAGCAG GTGGCAGGAACCATGAAGCTGGAGCTGGCCCAGTACCGTGAGGTTGCTGCCTTCGCTCAGTTTGGTTCTGACTTGGATGCAGCCACTCAGCAGCTTCTGAACCGTGGTGTTCgtctgactgagctcctcaaGCAGGGACAGTACT ctCCTATGGCTATTGAAGAACAGGTAGCAGTCATTTATGCTGGTGTGAGGGGACACCTGGACAAAATGGAGCCTAGCAAGATCACCAAGTTTGAGAAGGCATTCCTGCAGCACATTCTGAGTCAGCACCAAGACCTCCTGGCAACTATTAG GGCTGATGGTAAAATCTCTGAGGCATCAGATGCCAAGTTGAAGCAAGCTGTGTTGAATTTCCTGTCTAGCTTTGAGTGA